One Dromiciops gliroides isolate mDroGli1 chromosome 3, mDroGli1.pri, whole genome shotgun sequence DNA segment encodes these proteins:
- the PIMREG gene encoding protein PIMREG isoform X2, with protein sequence MTSVWQGLGVARGCRSHQMLTEEKESPVPCQRKPAASSLDTLCTRLSRRLPLGVLDANFGDGPSWEPLESSGGAQGAGPSARKALGSVAQKIQKSCQGSSRRSNMGRVHGGSPHPTRRTKSAWPSAGPSPSPGARRSTTPLSSRGSGLRRLSNWMAKDPLLPLWRRSQRAAALRSPYSSPAPLCSTRGGCEEGEEFVATGIQQLKHLSQAFDEAIATDESDLTVSLIPN encoded by the exons ATGACTTCGGTGTGGCAGGGTCTGGGGGTGGCCAGAGGTTGCAGGAGTCACCAGATGCTAACAGAGGAGAAGGAGAGCCCAGTCCCATGCCAGAGAAAGCCAGCAGCCAGCTCCCTGGACACCCTGTGTACCCGCCTGAGCAGACGCCTACCCCTGGGAGTCCTCGATGCCAACTTTGGGGACGGGCCCTCCTGGGAGCCCCTGGAGAGCTCCGGGGGAGCACAGGGGGCTGGCCCCTCTGCCAGGAAGGCCTTGGGATCTGTGGCTCAG AAAATCCAGAAGTCATGCCAGGGAAGCAGCCGGAGGAGCAACATGGGTCGTGTCCATGGGGGGAGCCCACACCCAACAAGGAGGACGAAGAGTGCCTGGCCGTCGGCGGGTCCCTCACCGAGCCCCGGGGCCAGGCGGTCAACCACCCCCCTTTCGTCCCGGGGCTCGGGGCTGAGAAGGCTCTCTAATTGGATGGCCAAGGACCCCCTCCTTCCCCTGTGGAGGCGCTCCCAGCGGGCAGCAGCCCTGCGCAGCCCATATTCGTCGCCAGCTCCTCTCTGCTCCACAAG AGGGGGATGCGAGGAGGGGGAGGAGTTCGTGGCCACGGGCATCCAGCAGCTGAAGCACCTGTCACAAGCCTTCGATGAAGCCATAGCCACAGATGAGAG TGATTTGACCGTTTCTCTCATTCCCAACTGA
- the PIMREG gene encoding protein PIMREG isoform X1, with the protein MTSVWQGLGVARGCRSHQMLTEEKESPVPCQRKPAASSLDTLCTRLSRRLPLGVLDANFGDGPSWEPLESSGGAQGAGPSARKALGSVAQKIQKSCQGSSRRSNMGRVHGGSPHPTRRTKSAWPSAGPSPSPGARRSTTPLSSRGSGLRRLSNWMAKDPLLPLWRRSQRAAALRSPYSSPAPLCSTRGGCEEGEEFVATGIQQLKHLSQAFDEAIATDERKQAIAHYRLLMAHNLRAVCQSGRHPWASGRRRAGGLTD; encoded by the exons ATGACTTCGGTGTGGCAGGGTCTGGGGGTGGCCAGAGGTTGCAGGAGTCACCAGATGCTAACAGAGGAGAAGGAGAGCCCAGTCCCATGCCAGAGAAAGCCAGCAGCCAGCTCCCTGGACACCCTGTGTACCCGCCTGAGCAGACGCCTACCCCTGGGAGTCCTCGATGCCAACTTTGGGGACGGGCCCTCCTGGGAGCCCCTGGAGAGCTCCGGGGGAGCACAGGGGGCTGGCCCCTCTGCCAGGAAGGCCTTGGGATCTGTGGCTCAG AAAATCCAGAAGTCATGCCAGGGAAGCAGCCGGAGGAGCAACATGGGTCGTGTCCATGGGGGGAGCCCACACCCAACAAGGAGGACGAAGAGTGCCTGGCCGTCGGCGGGTCCCTCACCGAGCCCCGGGGCCAGGCGGTCAACCACCCCCCTTTCGTCCCGGGGCTCGGGGCTGAGAAGGCTCTCTAATTGGATGGCCAAGGACCCCCTCCTTCCCCTGTGGAGGCGCTCCCAGCGGGCAGCAGCCCTGCGCAGCCCATATTCGTCGCCAGCTCCTCTCTGCTCCACAAG AGGGGGATGCGAGGAGGGGGAGGAGTTCGTGGCCACGGGCATCCAGCAGCTGAAGCACCTGTCACAAGCCTTCGATGAAGCCATAGCCACAGATGAGAG GAAGCAAGCGATAGCTCACTACCGCCTCCTCATGGCCCACAACCTGAGGGCCGTGTGCCAGTCTGGGAGGCACCCCTGGGCTTCTGGACGGAGGCGTGCAGGGGGACTGACAGACTGA